The Aestuariirhabdus haliotis region TGAATGGATTTGCGGGAGACCCATGTTCTTTTACTATCCCGAAATTTGAAGATCCTATTCGTATTGGTTATTTTGGGATGGCAGATGATGACCCTAATGGCTATAGGGACGTGGAACCGCTACTAAACCTCACATCAACAGCTGTTCGTTCAGGTCTGAATATCAAGTTGTTTTTTTACGGTACACTTCGTTTATCACATCTAAATATCGCTGATTATCCATATGTTGAAATCTGTGAGCCTATAGCTCATAGCGATGTTCACCTATTCATGCAAAGCATGGATTACCTATTATTATTACATACCAACCCTAAGAATAGTGATGAGGTTGTAACTGGTAAGCTTTTTGATTATTTACAGGCACGTCGACCAATTATCTGTTATTCACCTGAAGATATGGAGGCGGCGCGGATTATAAAAAAATTTGGTTTAGGTGTATGGGCTGATATTCAGTCAACTGACCAAGCTATTGAGGTGTTGCAGGGCCTTAAGTTTAACCATTACCCTGTATTACAAGACGAACAGATAATTTCAACATTTAGTAGAGATGGTCAATATCTAAAAATTTTAGAGCGTCTGCGAGACAATCATTGAAAATTCTTATAGTAAGTCAGTACTTTTGGCCGGAAAGTTTCATTATCAATGATGTTGCGATCAAGCTTGTTGAACAAGGCCATGAGATTGTTGTGGCTACAGGGAAGCCTAATTATCCGGAAGGTAAAATATTTGACGGTTATCAAGCAAAGGGTACTACTTATGAGCTATATATGGATAGAATCGAAGTGGTTAGAGCTCCCCTATGGCCTAGAGGGAATGGTGGTGCGACCAACCTTTTTTTGAATTATCTTTCGTTCGTCCTTTCTGGGCTTATATACTTTCCCTGGATGCTGAGAAATAAAAAATTCGACAGAATCTTGGTTTTTTCGCCATCGCCTGTCACTCAGGTTATACCTGCAATTATACTTAAATGGATTAAAAGGGCTCCGCTGGCTTTGTGGGTTCAAGATTTGTGGCCGGAAAGTCTTTCCGCGACGGGTTTTATTAAAGGTAAGTATCAATTGAAAGCAGTAGAGGTAATGGTAAAGATTCTTTATGCTGGTTGTGATCTTTTACTTGTTCAGTCTCGTGCATTTATTGATCCAGTTTCACACTACGCTGACCGGAACAAGATTATTTATTATCCTAACTCTATAGATGCAACTAAAGAAAACTCTGAAAACCCCATACCGGATGAATTGGCTCGTGAGCTTGAGGGGCACTTTTGTATCGTATTTGCTGGTAATTTAGGCACTGCTCAATCTCTGGATACTGTAGTTCAAGCAGCAGATCATTTAAAAAATGATCCGTTGCTTCGAATTGTTTTGGTCGGCAGCGGTAGCCAATTTGATTGGCTGAAACGTAAGAAGTTAGATCTGAGGTTGGACAACTTGATTTTGGCTGGTCGTTTCTCTATGGATCAAATGCCTCAAATTTTTGAGCGTTCTTCGGCCTTACTGGTTTCATTAAAAAACGACGAAATCTTTTCCTATACGATACCTAGTAAGGTACAAGCATATCTTGCAGCGGGTCGACCTATAATCGCTGCATTGGAGGGGGAGGGCGCGCGCGTGGTAAATGATTCTGGAGCAGGGTTAACCTGTGAGCCTGAAAATGTGACGGCTTTGGTTTCTACTATTCGAAAAATGAGCGAATTACCACAACAAAAGCGGAATGCCATGGGCTTAGCTGGACGAGCATATTTTGATGAGAATTTCGATATGGCAACTCAGGTTGAGAGTTTGGTTCATCTGTTAGAGCAATCTGATGGTGGTTCGAAGGGGTGAAGATGCGAGTGTTGGTTTTTGGTGTCACTGGTATGCTGGGGAATGCTGTATATAAGTTATTTGAAAGAGACCCTATGCTTGAAGTCTGGGGTACTCTTCGAGGTGCCGGTTCTCTAAAATATTTTTCTGAATCAAGTCACGAAAGGCTGATAACAGGAGTTGATGTACTGGATCAGGATTCCTTGGTGTCTGTAATTGATAGGGTTCACCCGGATGTGGTCATTAACTGTGTCGGGCTGATCAAGCAGCTGGCGGATGCTAATGATCCGCTTACGGCACTTCCTATCAATGCCATGCTTCCTCATCGTTTGGTCAGGCTCTGCGCATTAGCAGGTGCTCGATTTATTCATGTTAGTACTGATTGCGTGTTCTCTGGTAGCCGAGGAGGGTATATTGAAGATGATATATCTGACGCAAAGGATCTGTATGGTAAGTCCAAATACATTGGGGAACTACACGACTGTGCTAATGCTATAACCCTAAGGACCTCTATTATTGGTCATGAACTTAATTCCTGTCATGCTCTTGTGGATTGGTTTCTATCGCAACAAGGTTCTGTGAAAGGCTTCTCCAGTGCGGTTTTCTCGGGTTTGCCGACGGTTGAGTTGGCGCGCGTAATGAAAGATTATGTGATGCCTCAGCCTGATTTGAGTGGTTTGTACCATGTTGCTTCTGATCCTATTAATAAATTTGATCTGTTGCAGTTGGTTTCCAACCAGTACGGCAAGCAGGTCAAGATTGTTCCTGATGCCGAATTGGTCATAGATCGTTCTCTGGATGGTGCGCGTTTTCGTGATGCGACGGGCTATAATGCCCCCGCGTGGCCGGATTTGGTCAAATTGATGCATGAGAACCGGTAGGCTGAATTCCTGTGTTGAGTTGGCTGGATTATACTGCTCTTGCTGTGAAAAGAAGGCTTTCCGCCGCGACTAGGCTGCTAATTTGTTTGGAAGGTATACATGTTTGATAACAAAGTCTTGATGATCACCGGGGGAACAGGTTCTTTTGGTTATACGGTGTTGAAACGTTTTCTCAATACCGATGTTCGCGAAATACGCATCTTCAGCCGTGATGAGAAGAAACAGGAAGATATGCGCATTGCGCTGGGCACTGACAAAGTCAAGTTTTACATTGGTGATGTGCGTGATTACGATAGCATCTCTCAGGCGATGATCGGGGTTGACTACATCTTCCATGCCGCAGCATTGAAACAGGTGCCCTCCTGCGAGTTTTATCCGATGGAAGCGGTTAAGACCAATGTAATAGGAACGGAAAACGTACTCAATGCAGCAAATGCCAATGGTGTGCAACGAGTTGTGGTGCTTAGTACCGATAAGGCTGTGTACCCCATAAACGCCATGGGTATCTCTAAGGCGATGGCCGAAAAGCTAATGGTCGCGAAATCTCGCTTGATTCCTGAGACGGGTCCGGTCATCTGTGCCACCCGCTACGGCAATGTTATGGCTTCCCGTGGTTCTGTGATTCCATTGTTTGTTAGTCAGTTGAAATCTGGTGAACCATTGACGGTTACCGATCCCAATATGACGCGTTTTCTGATGTCACTTGAGGATTCTGTTGACTTAGTATTGCATGCATTTGAGCATGCCGAGCAGGGTGACATCTTTGTACAGAAGGCACCTGCTTCAACGGTTGAAGACTTGGCCAAAGCCCTTAAGGAACTGTTTTCGAGCGATAGCAAAATTAAGGTGATTGGTACCCGGCATGGAGAAAAACTCTATGAATCTCTTATCTCTCGCGAAGAGATGGCAAAAGCTGAAGATATGGGACGCTATTATCGAATACCAGCAGATAACCGCGACCTGAACTATAACAAATTCTTCGACGAAGGTGAGCAGCAACTGTCGGACATGGATGACTATACCTCGCACAATACCGAGCGCCTTAACATTCGAGGCATCAAGGAGCTCCTTCTGAAGCTTGATTACATTCAGGAGCAGACAGATGCTTAAAGTTATGACCTTAGTAGGTACACGACCGGAGTTGATCAAAATGAGCAGAGTAATTGCCGAATTTGATCAGCAGGTTCATCATGTGTTGGTGCACTCGGGGCAAAATTACGATTACGAACTTAATCAGGTGTTCTTTGATGATCTGGGCATTCGTAGGCCGGATCATTTTTTAGGGGCTGTCGGCGACTCTGCGGCTAAAACTATCGCTGAAGTAATAGCGAAAGCAGATGATGTATTGGCGTTAGAACAACCTGACGCCATTCTCCTCTATGGTGACACCAACACCTGTCTGGCTATTATTTCTGCAAAACGGCGAAAAATTCCCGTTTTCCATATGGAGGCGGGGAATCGTTGTTTCGATCAACGCGTGCCGGAGGAGCTTAATCGTAAGGTTCTTGATCATCTTAGTGACATCAATATGGTGCTCACCGAACATGCTCGGCGTTATTTGATTGCTGAAGGTATACGTCCAGAGACAATTATCAAGACGGGTTCCCATATGGAAGAAGTGCTTGACTATTACATGCCAAAAATTCAAGAGTCAACTGTAGTCCGAGACTCAGGGTTGGAGGAGGGCAAGTATTTTATTGTCAGTGCCCATCGGGAAGAAAATGTTGATACTCCCCACAATCTAAGGGATCTGCTCGCAACGCTTCATGCTTTGGCTGATCATTACCAATTACCTATCATAGTTTCTACCCATCCTAGAACACGGAAGAGGCTGGAGGAACTTGGTGAATCTCTCGACCATCCATTGATACGATTCGAAAAGCCATTTGGCTTGCTCGACTATATGAAGTTGCAGATGTCTGCATTTTGTATATTGTCAGATAGCGGAACTATCACTGAAGAGGCTTCACTTCTCAATCTACCAGCGATAACTATTCGTAATGCTCATGAACGGCCAGAGGGTATGGACGAAGGTACTCTGATTATGAGTGGTTTAAAAAAAGAACGGGTTATGGATGCGGTTAGGGTGATAACCAGTCAGCATGACCTTAAACGAAGGGTTATCCCCGTTGTCAAAGATTATCAGGCAGGTCTTGTCTCCAAACAAGTTTTGCGGGTTGTGTTGAGTTATACCGATTACATCAACCGCACGGTATGGCATAAAAGCTGATGGGGAAAATTCTTTTAACAGGAGCTACGGGTTTTGTTGGATCCCGAATTTTGCAGTATTTGCTTTCCAGTCAACGCTACGGAGTAATTGCTGCGTTGCGCAATGATCACACCGGCCTTCCCACTGGTGTCTTAAAAACAGCTGTCGGGAATATAGATTCGAGCACTGATTGGGATCAGAGTCTTTTAGGTTGTGAAGTAGTTATACATTCTGCTGCTCGTGTTCACGTAATGAACGATAATACAGATGATCCACTGTTAGAATTTCGCCGCGTTAATGTTGAAGGAACGCTTAATTTTGCGCGACAAGCTGCGAAGAAGGGCATTCGACGGTTTATTTTTATTAGTTCAATTAAGGTTAATGGCGAAGAAACGACACCTGGCAGCCCTTATTGTGCAGATGACATCCCTGATCCTCGAGATCCCTATGGGATTTCTAAAATGGAGGCAGAGCAGGGTCTACGAAACATCGCTGATAGCAGCAATATGGAAGTAGTGATCATTCGCCCTGTTCTGGTTTATGGGCCTGAAGTTAAAGCAAACTTTCATACTATGATGAAATGGCTCTATAAAGGCGTACCTCTGCCCTTGGGATCCATTAATAACTCCCGAAGTTTGGTGGCTTTAGATAATCTGGTAGATCTTATTGTGCATTGTATTGATTGTCCTACGGCAGCTAACCAAACCTTTTTAGTTAGTGATGGTGAAGATTTATCAACTACCGAGTTGCTTCGTAAAATGTCGCGTGCTCTTGGTAAACCAGATCGCTTAATACCCATGCCATCGATTTTGCTAAAATTCGTCGCTGCCTTGTTTGGAAAACGAAGTATGTCTCAACGGCTATGCGGTTCTTTACAAGTTGATATCACCAAAACTCAAGAACTGTTGAAGTGGACGCCTCCAGTTTCTGTGGAAACAGCTCTGCAAAATACTGCGGACCATTTTTTGGAGCAGTTAAGGTGAACCTTCTCTGGTGGCTGCTACCCATAGTGCTATGTTGTTCTCTACTGTTTACTTGGTTATTACGCCGATATGCACTAGCGCGTAGCTTGATAGATATTCCGAATCATCGTAGCTCTCATTCAGTACCGACTCCACGTGGAGGAGGGGTGGCAATTGTAATTTGCTTCTTACTCTCTCTGCTTTTTTTGTTTTTTGCTGGATTTGTTGATCAATCATTCTTTATCGCCTTTGCTGGGGGGGGGGCGGGTATAGCGCTCCTTGGTTTTTTGGACGATCACGGCCATATTCCTGCACGATGGCGGTTGGTTGGGCATTTTCTTGCCAGTGCCTGGCTTCTTTTCTGGATCGGAGGGTTGCCAACGATTTATGCTTTCGGCGTAACTCTTTCATTGGGCTGGATTGGTAATTTTATAGGGGTTGTTTTTCTTGTTTGGCTTTTGAATCTCTATAACTTTATGGATGGCATCGATGGTATTGCGGCAATTGAGGCCATCTTTGTTTGCTTGGGAGGGGGGTTACTGTACTTGGTAGTAGGGGAATTATCTTACATTTGGCCACTGCTGCTGCTGGCAGCTTCTGTTTTTGGATTTCTCTACTGGAACTTTCCGCCCGCTAGAATCTTTATGGGAGATGCAGGTAGCGGATTTCTTGGGTTTGTTCTGGCAGGCCTAGCGCTTCAAGCTGCCTGGGTCGATTCTGTTTTGCTATGGGGGTGGTTGATACTTCTTGCCGTGTTTATTGTTGATGCAACGTTCACCCTTTTACGGCGATTATTGCGCGGTGATAAGGTTTATGAGGCCCATCGTAGCCATGCTTACCAATATGCATCTCGTAAGTATCGGAGTCATAGGTCTGTTTCGCTGGCGGTGTTGACTATTAATGTATTGTGGTTGTTACCCTTAGCCGTTACGGTGGCCATTGGCTATATTGATGGAGCATTGGGTTTCACTATCTCTTGTTTACCTTTGATAGGTTTGGCCTTTTTAAATAAGGCAGGTGAACTTGAGACTCCTGGGCGTTTTTAGATCTATTGAGTTATATGGTTCTGTGGATTGTTGATAACTGTGTTTATTACTAATCGAAAATCAAATTTATAATGACTATTAAACAAGCATTGTTAGGACTTTCCCGCAAACAGAAGCGTTCACTGCAGGTGGCTACGGATATACTCCTTATCTGGCTGGCGCTCTGGCTCGCCTTTTTTATCCGGCTTGGGACAGATCAATTAATCAACCCACTTGGCGATCATTGGTGGCTGTTTGCTGCAGCGCCTTTAACCGCGTTGCCTTTCTTTGTCACGATGGGGCTTTATCGGGCGGTTATGCGCTATATAGGTCGTGATGCACTGATTACCATCGTCCAGGCGACCGCTTTATCGGCACTGCTCTTAACCCTACTTGTCTATTGGTATCGAGGCGATGTTTTAGTCCCGCGCTCGGTGGTATTCATCTACTGGTTGCTTGCCACTGCTTTTGTCGGAGGGCTTCGGCTGTTTATGCGGCGCTATTTTGTTACCGATACGCCGCTGTTTTATCCATTGACTCGCTTTCGAAAGCACCAGAACATCATGGATAAACGGACTCCTGTTGCAATTTATGGCGCAGGTGATGCTGGGTTTCAGTTGTTGTCAGCCTTGGAGCGAAGCTCCGAACTATTGCCTCTAGCCTTTATTGACGATGATCGATCTCTTGCCGGTCGCGTTATTGCGGGCTTACGTGTTTATACCCCCAAACATATTGAGCAACTGATCTCTGAAACGGGTTGCCAAGAGGTTTTGTTGGCACTTCCTAGTGCAACTCGCCAACGCCGTAGGGAAATCATTGAGCAGCTCGAGCCCTATCCGGTTCATGTCCGCACATTACCCGATATCAATGAGATCGCTACAGGTAAGATCAAGGTTGATGATATTAGAGAGGTCGGTATAGAGGACGTTTTAGGGCGTGATCAGGTTACGCCGGATGTGACACTGCTACAGCATTGTATTGAAGCTAAAGTCGTAATGGTAACAGGTGCAGGGGGGTCGATAGGCTCGGAACTTTGTCGAAAAATCATTGAAATAGCGCCAACTACCCTTGTGCTGTATGAACACTCTGAATTCAATCTGTATCAGATCCATCGTGAATTGGAGTCAATTGCCGATAGTCTGGGGGGGGCGATCAAGCTTGTCCCTATTCTAGGATCTGTGAGAAACCCCAAGCGTCTTGTTGCGGTTTTACAACGCTATTCGGTTGCAACGGTATACCATGCGGCGGCCTACAAACATGTTCCTATTGTTGAGCATAATGTCGCCGAAGGTATTGAGAATAATGTCCAGGGTACAGTGCATGCAGCTCTCTCTTCGATCATTGCTGGCGTGGAGAGTTTCGTGCTTATCTCTACGGACAAGGCCGTGCGACCAACCAACGTGATGGGGGGCTCCAAACGTTTAGCAGAGATGGCATTGCAGGCCTTGGCTACTGCTGCTCAGGTTACTCTTAGTCAGCCCGAGCTATATGGAGTTGAATCATCTGAGTTTACGAATAAAACCCGTTTCACGATGGTCAGGTTTGGTAATGTGCTGGGCTCTTCGGGCTCCGTTATTCCTCTCTTTCGTCAGCAAATCGCTAATGGTGGACCGGTAACCGTAACTCACCCTAATATCACTAGATATTTTATGACCATACCCGAGGCGGCACAGCTGGTGATCCAAGCCGGCTCGATGGGTGAAGGTGGTGATGTTTTTGTTCTGGATATGGGCGAGCCGATAAAAATTGCTGATTTGGCTGTTAAGATGATCCACATTGCAGGTTTAAGTCTACGGGATGAGACTAATCCAGAAGGTGATATCGCAGTTGAATATTCTGGCTTACGTCCTGGTGAAAAGCTCTACGAAGAGCTGTTAATCGGTGATGCCGTAGGGTCAACCAGCCACCCCATGATTATGCGCGCTGAAGAAGAGTTTATCAGTTGGGAACGATTTGATGAGCTATTAAATCAGTTATCACGGGCCTTAGAGGAAGGTGATTTCGTGTCAGTTAGAGCCTTGATGGTCAAACATGTAGCTGGGTTCAAGCCCGATTCCAGTATTGTTGATTGGATGGCTCGAGTATAAATCATTCCATGTCTTTACGAGTTGTGGCCAAGAGTGATTAATTCCGCTTAGTGAAACTTTATTCCTTAGTTACCCCCAAATTGATTGGCGAAGAACCCTTGTCGTACCTAGAATGGATGGACAAGGAATAAACTTGCTTTGGGGGAAGTATGAGCAATATTGTTTGGCATGAACAGGCAGTAACCAAGTCGGATAGGGCCAGTCTGGCAAAACAGAAGCCCTGCCTTGTCTGGTTTACCGGTTTGAGTGGTTCTGGAAAATCGACCATTGCTAATGCGTTAGAGCAGGAGTTACATCGACGGGGTTTCCATACCTATCTTCTGGATGGTGATAACGTTCGCCATGGCTTGAATAAAGACCTTGGTTTTACCGATGAAGACCGAGTGGAGAATATCCGCCGTATTGGAGAGATGGCTCACCTGTTTGTCGATGCCGGTGTTATTGTGATGAGTGCCTTTATCTCACCCTTTGCGGCTGAACGAGAAATGGTGCGGGGTTTGCTTGAACCTGACGAATTTATCGAAGTCTATATGAATGCACCTCTTGAGGTCTGTGAGGGGCGTGACCCAAAGGGCTTGTATTTGAAAGCCAGGCAAGGTGAAATACAGAACTTTACTGGTATTGATTCTGCCTACGAAATACCCCGGCAGGCAGATGTTGCCCTGGATACAGGAACCCTTCCAGTCGAAGCCTGTGTGGAACAGTTGGTGAATTATATGGAAGCCAATGGGTACATATAGCCGATGCTGTTAGCGGCATATGGGAAAACTAACAGGGCACCACTGAACAGCTCAATATTCACAGTGTGGGTTGCCCGATGCATAGCTCCAGTTATCTGGAACAACCAAGCGGCACTATTATGACTCTACTATCGGTCATAGTATTCTTAGTGTTGATCGCGCTGTTGATTTCGCTGATTGTAACCCGAATTAAACCCGCATTCCTGTTTGGTATTTGCCTGCTGGTATTCTATCTACTGGGTTTGATTGATCGCTCAATAATGCTAGCTAACTTCATTAATGGCTCTTTGCTGACACTATTGCTATTGCTATTGGTCTCAGTGGGGTTGGAAAAAAGCCGGCTCTTGGACGGGCTTACTCGTTTCCTGCTAAATCGAAACGAGCGATCATCGTTACTGCGACTTGGTGGTCTCACTGCACTGCTTTCAGCGTTTTTAAATAATACCGCTGTTGTCGCAGCATTAATGGGGCGCATTGCCTCGCAGAAACGTATAGCACCTTCCCGGTTATTGATTCCTTTATCCTATGCGGCAGTATTAGGTGGCACGACAACCCTGATTGGCACCTCCACCAACCTGATTGTCAACAGCTTTGTCGAAGCCTCGGGTGGTGATACCTTAGCATTAACCGATTTTATGTGGGTGGGGATTCCGGTCACCGTTATCGGCGTTTTAGCTTGCGTTGTCCTTGGGCCCCGACTTTTACCTACTTATCCGGCGGTACAGAAGCTGCAACGTCGTTATTTTGTGGAAGCGGTTATAGAGTCAGGAGCTCCTTTAATCGGTCGGACCGTGCGTGAGAATCAGTTGCGTCAACTCGATGATCTGTTTCTAGTTGAGTTACTACGAAATGACCGGGTAATAGCTCCTGTTAGTCCTGACCTGCTATTGGAAGCGGGAGATCGCCTTCTATTCAACGGTGAAACGAGCAATGTGCAGCAGTTGTCTGCAATAGCTGGCCTGAGGTTAGCCCATGACTCTCAGGGTATGGGCGCCATGCAAGGCGGTATGGCCGAAGCGGTTGTCTCGAATACCTCGAACCTTGTCGGAAAAACCCTTAAGGATACCGGTTTTCGTGGTCGTTATGATGCCGCAGTGGTTGCGGTGAATCGTGGTCATGAGCAGTTGTCGGGTAAGCTGGGTAGTCTCGAGTTGCAAGTGGGTGACTGTCTTCTATTGTCAGCCGGGGAGGATTTTGAGCAACGAGCAAGGGACAGTGGAGATTTGCACCTGATTGGTAGTGAGAGTGGAAGTGGCCGGCTCAATATGCGCAGTAGTCTACTCTCTTTTTTTACATTCATAGGCGCAATCATTTTGGCTGCTTCAGGTGTATTGCCCCTGTTCGATGGTTTATTGATTGTACTGTCCTTTTATCTGCTTATGGGCTGGGTCAACGTTGGTGAGCTGGTGCAACGGTTTCCCTATCAGCTCTTTTTAGTAATTGGCAGTGCCCTTGGTATTGCCCAGGTCGCACAGTCCGTGGGGTTAATCGATATCGCAGTGGCTTTTCTGGTGCCTGACAGTGCTAGTCTTTCACCCTGGATGGCTTTGTTGATGGTTTACCTGTTGACGATGTTGTTAACCGAGTTGGTAACAAATAATGTCGCAGCCGCGTTGGCATTCCCGGTTGCCTGGGGACTGGCAGAAACCTTAGGTGTTTCTACTATGCCCTTTGTTATGGCCGTAGCTTATGGCGCGAGCGCCAGCTTTTTGACTCCCTATGGTTATCAAACCAATTTGATGGTGTATGGTGCGGGTAATTATCGTTTTTTTGATTATTTGAAAATGGGATTCCCCATCAGCTTGATCTACGGCACCTTGGTAATGCTGTTGATACCGCTCTTTTTTCCATTTTATTAATGCCATCAGGCCCTGGGTTCAGATCCGCAGATTTTTGTGTTCCTTTTACGCTCTCTATTTGGAACTGTAATAGTCACCTGCGCCAGATTACAGCCTGAATGGCTAATCTCCTACAAGCCCCCATGAGTCATGGGGTGTTATGAGCTTTGCTC contains the following coding sequences:
- a CDS encoding glycosyltransferase family 4 protein → MKILIVSQYFWPESFIINDVAIKLVEQGHEIVVATGKPNYPEGKIFDGYQAKGTTYELYMDRIEVVRAPLWPRGNGGATNLFLNYLSFVLSGLIYFPWMLRNKKFDRILVFSPSPVTQVIPAIILKWIKRAPLALWVQDLWPESLSATGFIKGKYQLKAVEVMVKILYAGCDLLLVQSRAFIDPVSHYADRNKIIYYPNSIDATKENSENPIPDELARELEGHFCIVFAGNLGTAQSLDTVVQAADHLKNDPLLRIVLVGSGSQFDWLKRKKLDLRLDNLILAGRFSMDQMPQIFERSSALLVSLKNDEIFSYTIPSKVQAYLAAGRPIIAALEGEGARVVNDSGAGLTCEPENVTALVSTIRKMSELPQQKRNAMGLAGRAYFDENFDMATQVESLVHLLEQSDGGSKG
- a CDS encoding dTDP-4-dehydrorhamnose reductase family protein is translated as MRVLVFGVTGMLGNAVYKLFERDPMLEVWGTLRGAGSLKYFSESSHERLITGVDVLDQDSLVSVIDRVHPDVVINCVGLIKQLADANDPLTALPINAMLPHRLVRLCALAGARFIHVSTDCVFSGSRGGYIEDDISDAKDLYGKSKYIGELHDCANAITLRTSIIGHELNSCHALVDWFLSQQGSVKGFSSAVFSGLPTVELARVMKDYVMPQPDLSGLYHVASDPINKFDLLQLVSNQYGKQVKIVPDAELVIDRSLDGARFRDATGYNAPAWPDLVKLMHENR
- a CDS encoding polysaccharide biosynthesis protein — protein: MFDNKVLMITGGTGSFGYTVLKRFLNTDVREIRIFSRDEKKQEDMRIALGTDKVKFYIGDVRDYDSISQAMIGVDYIFHAAALKQVPSCEFYPMEAVKTNVIGTENVLNAANANGVQRVVVLSTDKAVYPINAMGISKAMAEKLMVAKSRLIPETGPVICATRYGNVMASRGSVIPLFVSQLKSGEPLTVTDPNMTRFLMSLEDSVDLVLHAFEHAEQGDIFVQKAPASTVEDLAKALKELFSSDSKIKVIGTRHGEKLYESLISREEMAKAEDMGRYYRIPADNRDLNYNKFFDEGEQQLSDMDDYTSHNTERLNIRGIKELLLKLDYIQEQTDA
- the wecB gene encoding non-hydrolyzing UDP-N-acetylglucosamine 2-epimerase, whose protein sequence is MLKVMTLVGTRPELIKMSRVIAEFDQQVHHVLVHSGQNYDYELNQVFFDDLGIRRPDHFLGAVGDSAAKTIAEVIAKADDVLALEQPDAILLYGDTNTCLAIISAKRRKIPVFHMEAGNRCFDQRVPEELNRKVLDHLSDINMVLTEHARRYLIAEGIRPETIIKTGSHMEEVLDYYMPKIQESTVVRDSGLEEGKYFIVSAHREENVDTPHNLRDLLATLHALADHYQLPIIVSTHPRTRKRLEELGESLDHPLIRFEKPFGLLDYMKLQMSAFCILSDSGTITEEASLLNLPAITIRNAHERPEGMDEGTLIMSGLKKERVMDAVRVITSQHDLKRRVIPVVKDYQAGLVSKQVLRVVLSYTDYINRTVWHKS
- a CDS encoding UDP-glucose 4-epimerase family protein — its product is MGKILLTGATGFVGSRILQYLLSSQRYGVIAALRNDHTGLPTGVLKTAVGNIDSSTDWDQSLLGCEVVIHSAARVHVMNDNTDDPLLEFRRVNVEGTLNFARQAAKKGIRRFIFISSIKVNGEETTPGSPYCADDIPDPRDPYGISKMEAEQGLRNIADSSNMEVVIIRPVLVYGPEVKANFHTMMKWLYKGVPLPLGSINNSRSLVALDNLVDLIVHCIDCPTAANQTFLVSDGEDLSTTELLRKMSRALGKPDRLIPMPSILLKFVAALFGKRSMSQRLCGSLQVDITKTQELLKWTPPVSVETALQNTADHFLEQLR
- a CDS encoding MraY family glycosyltransferase encodes the protein MAIVICFLLSLLFLFFAGFVDQSFFIAFAGGGAGIALLGFLDDHGHIPARWRLVGHFLASAWLLFWIGGLPTIYAFGVTLSLGWIGNFIGVVFLVWLLNLYNFMDGIDGIAAIEAIFVCLGGGLLYLVVGELSYIWPLLLLAASVFGFLYWNFPPARIFMGDAGSGFLGFVLAGLALQAAWVDSVLLWGWLILLAVFIVDATFTLLRRLLRGDKVYEAHRSHAYQYASRKYRSHRSVSLAVLTINVLWLLPLAVTVAIGYIDGALGFTISCLPLIGLAFLNKAGELETPGRF
- a CDS encoding polysaccharide biosynthesis protein gives rise to the protein MTIKQALLGLSRKQKRSLQVATDILLIWLALWLAFFIRLGTDQLINPLGDHWWLFAAAPLTALPFFVTMGLYRAVMRYIGRDALITIVQATALSALLLTLLVYWYRGDVLVPRSVVFIYWLLATAFVGGLRLFMRRYFVTDTPLFYPLTRFRKHQNIMDKRTPVAIYGAGDAGFQLLSALERSSELLPLAFIDDDRSLAGRVIAGLRVYTPKHIEQLISETGCQEVLLALPSATRQRRREIIEQLEPYPVHVRTLPDINEIATGKIKVDDIREVGIEDVLGRDQVTPDVTLLQHCIEAKVVMVTGAGGSIGSELCRKIIEIAPTTLVLYEHSEFNLYQIHRELESIADSLGGAIKLVPILGSVRNPKRLVAVLQRYSVATVYHAAAYKHVPIVEHNVAEGIENNVQGTVHAALSSIIAGVESFVLISTDKAVRPTNVMGGSKRLAEMALQALATAAQVTLSQPELYGVESSEFTNKTRFTMVRFGNVLGSSGSVIPLFRQQIANGGPVTVTHPNITRYFMTIPEAAQLVIQAGSMGEGGDVFVLDMGEPIKIADLAVKMIHIAGLSLRDETNPEGDIAVEYSGLRPGEKLYEELLIGDAVGSTSHPMIMRAEEEFISWERFDELLNQLSRALEEGDFVSVRALMVKHVAGFKPDSSIVDWMARV
- the cysC gene encoding adenylyl-sulfate kinase, yielding MSNIVWHEQAVTKSDRASLAKQKPCLVWFTGLSGSGKSTIANALEQELHRRGFHTYLLDGDNVRHGLNKDLGFTDEDRVENIRRIGEMAHLFVDAGVIVMSAFISPFAAEREMVRGLLEPDEFIEVYMNAPLEVCEGRDPKGLYLKARQGEIQNFTGIDSAYEIPRQADVALDTGTLPVEACVEQLVNYMEANGYI
- a CDS encoding SLC13 family permease, whose product is MHSSSYLEQPSGTIMTLLSVIVFLVLIALLISLIVTRIKPAFLFGICLLVFYLLGLIDRSIMLANFINGSLLTLLLLLLVSVGLEKSRLLDGLTRFLLNRNERSSLLRLGGLTALLSAFLNNTAVVAALMGRIASQKRIAPSRLLIPLSYAAVLGGTTTLIGTSTNLIVNSFVEASGGDTLALTDFMWVGIPVTVIGVLACVVLGPRLLPTYPAVQKLQRRYFVEAVIESGAPLIGRTVRENQLRQLDDLFLVELLRNDRVIAPVSPDLLLEAGDRLLFNGETSNVQQLSAIAGLRLAHDSQGMGAMQGGMAEAVVSNTSNLVGKTLKDTGFRGRYDAAVVAVNRGHEQLSGKLGSLELQVGDCLLLSAGEDFEQRARDSGDLHLIGSESGSGRLNMRSSLLSFFTFIGAIILAASGVLPLFDGLLIVLSFYLLMGWVNVGELVQRFPYQLFLVIGSALGIAQVAQSVGLIDIAVAFLVPDSASLSPWMALLMVYLLTMLLTELVTNNVAAALAFPVAWGLAETLGVSTMPFVMAVAYGASASFLTPYGYQTNLMVYGAGNYRFFDYLKMGFPISLIYGTLVMLLIPLFFPFY